From the genome of Methylocystis bryophila, one region includes:
- a CDS encoding cell wall hydrolase: MRHKSSASWAVGVVAPWCLGVGLLVSFTASAGQDPVSASRQAPLTARIEASVEGASLASALFGELNRWRADAPIQLARLDAGGPYDLHTAPDEREPRAELKPNAANLPEVDRSHKSDPLVSQLRPSYETRRNGPAKNAQVNPQRQNPGSEEPQVTTQHTASAALPDQSGSTATPAAAAASMEAVKERALHGASPATPRAVALGSSTPAQPDAVPIEVASFPRVTLGPMATLAPGQPARPDYASLIDPEKMSSEKRCLAEAVYFEARSEPVEGQAAVAQVVLNRVSSGLYPPSICGVVYQGRRHYMGCQFSFACEGKSLRITEPESWSTAVRVADEVLAGQTYLSQVGRSTHYHADYVRPYWAHTLLRMEKIGHHVFYKIKGRPELTRSEF; encoded by the coding sequence ATGCGTCATAAATCGAGTGCGAGTTGGGCCGTTGGCGTTGTCGCGCCCTGGTGTCTCGGCGTCGGCCTTCTCGTTTCCTTTACGGCCTCCGCCGGGCAGGATCCTGTGTCCGCTTCGCGGCAAGCGCCGTTGACGGCGCGTATCGAGGCTTCCGTCGAGGGCGCGTCTCTCGCCTCGGCGCTTTTTGGCGAGCTGAACAGATGGCGCGCCGACGCCCCCATCCAGCTCGCGCGCCTTGACGCGGGCGGGCCCTACGATCTTCACACGGCGCCCGACGAACGCGAGCCGCGCGCGGAGTTGAAGCCCAACGCCGCGAATCTTCCCGAAGTCGACCGTTCGCATAAGAGCGATCCGCTCGTCTCGCAGCTTCGTCCGAGCTACGAAACCCGCCGGAACGGACCGGCAAAGAACGCCCAAGTTAACCCGCAGCGACAAAACCCAGGCAGCGAGGAGCCGCAAGTCACGACTCAGCACACCGCCTCGGCGGCGCTCCCCGATCAGTCGGGCTCCACGGCGACGCCCGCAGCGGCTGCTGCGTCCATGGAGGCCGTGAAGGAGCGCGCGCTTCACGGCGCGAGCCCGGCGACGCCGCGCGCCGTGGCGCTGGGCTCGTCGACTCCGGCGCAGCCCGATGCCGTGCCTATCGAAGTGGCGTCCTTCCCCCGCGTCACGCTTGGCCCCATGGCGACCCTGGCGCCGGGCCAGCCCGCGCGACCTGATTATGCCTCGCTGATCGATCCCGAGAAGATGAGCAGCGAGAAGCGTTGTCTCGCCGAGGCTGTCTATTTCGAAGCGCGCAGCGAGCCGGTCGAGGGGCAGGCGGCTGTGGCGCAAGTCGTGCTGAATCGGGTGTCGAGCGGACTGTACCCCCCGAGCATTTGCGGCGTGGTCTATCAAGGCCGGCGCCACTACATGGGGTGCCAGTTCTCCTTCGCCTGCGAAGGAAAGTCGTTGCGCATCACCGAGCCCGAATCCTGGTCGACCGCCGTGCGGGTCGCCGACGAGGTGCTGGCGGGGCAAACCTATCTCTCGCAGGTCGGCCGCTCGACGCATTATCACGCCGACTATGTGCGGCCCTATTGGGCGCACACGCTTCTCCGGATGGAGAAAATCGGGCATCACGTATTTTACAAGATCAAAGGCCGACCGGAGCTGACGCGCAGCGAATTCTAA
- a CDS encoding RlmE family RNA methyltransferase — protein sequence MSKEDGGGSGARTLKTFVRTARKRSHASTLWLERQLNDPYVARAKREGYRSRAAYKLMEMDERCRLFKPGQRIVDLGAAPGGWSQVAASRVKAAEGKGQIVAVDLLEMVPVPGVDFSVKDFNDPDAPDFIKAKLNGGADGVISDMAANATGHRATDHLRIVALAELAADFAAEILKPGGFFVAKVLQGGTEGELLARLKRDFATVRHLKPAASRPDSAELYVLATGFRAKRD from the coding sequence TTGAGCAAGGAGGACGGCGGCGGCTCTGGCGCGCGCACGCTCAAGACATTCGTTCGAACGGCGCGGAAACGCTCGCACGCGTCGACCCTGTGGCTCGAGCGGCAGCTCAACGACCCTTACGTGGCGCGCGCCAAACGCGAGGGCTACCGCTCGCGCGCGGCCTATAAGCTCATGGAGATGGACGAGCGCTGCCGCCTGTTCAAGCCGGGGCAGCGCATCGTCGATCTCGGCGCAGCCCCAGGCGGCTGGTCGCAAGTCGCCGCCAGCCGGGTCAAGGCCGCGGAGGGCAAGGGCCAGATCGTCGCGGTCGATCTGCTCGAGATGGTCCCCGTCCCCGGCGTCGACTTCTCGGTCAAGGACTTCAATGACCCCGACGCGCCCGATTTCATCAAGGCGAAGCTAAACGGCGGCGCCGACGGCGTCATATCCGACATGGCGGCCAACGCGACCGGCCATAGGGCGACCGATCATCTGCGAATCGTCGCGCTGGCCGAGCTCGCCGCCGACTTCGCCGCGGAAATTCTCAAGCCCGGCGGCTTCTTCGTCGCCAAAGTGCTGCAAGGCGGGACCGAAGGGGAACTGCTCGCGCGACTAAAGCGCGATTTCGCGACAGTGCGTCATTTGAAGCCCGCCGCGAGCCGCCCCGATTCCGCGGAGCTCTATGTGCTCGCGACAGGCTTTCGCGCGAAGCGCGACTAG